A single window of Drosophila suzukii chromosome 3, CBGP_Dsuzu_IsoJpt1.0, whole genome shotgun sequence DNA harbors:
- the UQCR-11 gene encoding cytochrome b-c1 complex subunit 6, mitochondrial gives MAFRNWFSIPVVQADDEEELVDPQAALREKCQSKGHIESLYNKYQECNDRVNGRSKTTETCMEELIDYVAELDHCVAHNLFSKLK, from the exons ATGGCCTTTCGAAACTGGTTCTCAATTCCCGTTGTTCAAGCCGATGACGAAGAGGAGTTAGTGGACCCTCAAGCAGCCCTAAGA GAAAAATGCCAATCTAAAGGCCATATTGAATCCTTGTACAATAAATACCAAGAATGCAATGATCGAGTGAATGGGCGATCTAAGACAACTGAAACTTGCATGGAGGAATTAATTGACTACGTTGCTGAATTGGATCATTGCGTTGCTCACAATCTTTTCTCTAAACTAAAGTAA